ATAAGAGGGTAGTCAACTTTGATATTATAAAAGAAGCATTTTTTCTTGGATATATCAAGATTCTCACCCGCACTCCTATAACCTTCGACCAATCGAACCCATTGGCCACGGACACAAGAAAAAGTAATTCCAATTTCCATGTGCCTCCACCTAACTTTTTGCCATGATTCCAACCTCCTTTTCCTTTCCCCTTTCCCCTTTCTTCTTCGATGTTCaatcttttaaataaatgattttccaCTACTTCTCAACATTAATATGAACCTTTGTCCATGAATTGTCTCTTCCCCCACTCCTCTCAAAATAGCCTCAATGCCACAAAATATTACCATACTTCTTTTCTTATTCATCTCTGTGTTTTTGAATCCCTCATTGGAAGGCAATTCCTTCTATCCTTCATCATtgcatttaaattatttgtttatagAGCTGCAATTACAAGGATACCCACACTATACATAAACTTTTAGAAGCATTTTGCCTGAATCCAACCTAATTTAATCTCATTTTCAACATCGGGTTAAACTCGAATTGGTCAAATTGTAtgaattaaaattggattagaTAAGATTGAGTTCGATTTAATAGagactttttttatattaaggaTTAATGAGTTTTGACTAAAtacaattaatttatattaatttgaagtttcgtcaaatatttctattattttggataaaaaagaaggtaaatgaaaataataaatgaaaaagataatgaagtaatttgataaaatttcaaaccaataatAACTAGATATATTTAACCAATAACCCATgaaagatgaatgaaattatctcttatatttatactaaaatctaaaataaagaACACCACAattcaatataatattaaaaaataaaaattatttatatacttttctaacaaaataaaatagtacATGATACAATcacaattcaacttttaaaacatatatatatatatatatatatatatatcatacaagataggataaattataaatattataaaaaaaattaaattaatttttagttacACTTGGATTGTTTGAATTTGTTCCAAATTGAATTCAAATCGAAAAAATACAATTCAAGCTTCAttccatttattaaaaatgattgtccCATTGGATTCGAGTCGAATCGAGTCACCCAACCAAGTTGCACCCCTAGTTATTAGCAACGAGAATAGAAATCAAAAGTTCATCCTTCTATAAACCaaaagtgtgtgtgtgtgttttttttttttttgtcattttttattcctttcttttattaGGGATTGTAATTCACCTACTATTCTCAATTAACCACTGTTTCTATTCCTATTCTTGCATAGCAAAGACATCCTCAAGCAATGATATTCCCTATTCTCTgcttttacttaaaattaagaTCCAAACAGACAAATAATATAGGTTAAAGTTTAGTAAATATGATTCCTAATAGTGATTTAAACACATGTTTCATGGCTCTAGCCCAAGCCATTGTCGGTGAACTAGGGATGCTAAAGAAGGATGAGGGGCAGGAGAAGGATATTACGATTAAAGGTACACATTATTCTAAAGAGATTGGATTCGAAGTTGTAGAGGGAATCGTCAATAAGAAGAAATACATCAATAGAGCTTCCTTATTGTCAAAGGGAAACATAAGAGAGATGTTCATTGTATTAACTCTGCCAACTGAAGGAAGATTTGCTTAAGACTTCAGAGTGAGGCATGGGGTTTTGGAGAGGAGATGTGAGAAAGGAAGTTTACCAGGGAGGATATGAAGTTCAAAGCCACCTTCAGAACTTCTGGTGAACAACCTGGTTTCACAATTTCGTTTACCTGTGACAAGTGATGAAACAATAAGGCCTGGCTCATCTAAATGAAAAACTTGGATATCAAATAGTTAATCTCATAGCCTGTGGCATGCAGTTTTGCCTCCTTCCCTAACAGCTTAACTTTTAGGTTAACTAGCAGTCTGACATGATTCAAGCCCTTATGCTTGTTTCATTCTACCATTTGTTTCTTTGTGATTTATTGTTTGCCTTTCCAAAGCAAGGTTCAGATTACATTTAAGAGGGGCGTTAGCTTGATGTATGTTATGATTAATCTAAATGGTATTCTAATGGTATCCCTACATGCAAAATAACTAACTATAGCAATGATCTAGGTCACACAAAGCACAAGACCACTCtgcccattttatttttaatgacaGAAGTGAATTCAACCTCCATGGTGGATATCTCAGCATCCAGAAATCTCATTAAAATGAAGTCCATTCGATCCGCAGAACGGGTATTGCAGGGAAACCACATACTTCTGAAGGCCATTAGTTATGTTGACAATGCAGGTGATGACTCCATTTTATCCACGTCTGGATTGTGCTTTAATGGAAATCcaattatgcttttatttcCATGTGTGCAGTACAAAAATTTCTGAAACTAACAAGCCTTCAGATGTAAATGGTCCTCAGTATAGAGGGTTAAAATAGGGGGGAAATGAAACCCATTGTTCGCCATGTATGCTAGATGATGTACAGATTAGCAACCTGGTCTTATTCACCAGGAAGATCCAATGGAAGTTGCTGGCTTGCTCACCAATTATGTTCTGGCACCTATACTTACAGCACTACGAGGGTTTGTGTTGaccaaaaaaaagaactaaattcTATTTGTAAGTTGCCCAAAATGAACGGCACAACCAGGCACCTCATTTGACCAacttaaatatgagaaaaacaGTAAAGAAAGGGAGGTAAAGACTAGAGAACTTAGCCAAATTTACTTTGTCAAGATAAGCCTGCAACTCCTTTATCTTCCCAGTGTAGTCCTGGTCTTGTACAAGCAACTCAATGGCTTTCTCAGCTGAATCTGGTCTCTCAAACTGAGGGGTTTCTGAAATACAATGGAGATCTTCATCCATTATTCTGTTATCTAAccatacaaattaaaaaatattagaaattaaaaattaaaaagactaAACAGGGAAATTTCTAAACTAAAATGCTGCAACAGAATTAGGATGCATCATCAATTTAATATATGTCGATGTAAATTATCAACTGAAGGATACAGAAGTTccaatctgttttttttttccctttttttttgataggtaaagttCCAATCTATTTATTTGATTATCACAAAAATCCAGATGAGCTGTGGTGAGTTTGCTTCTAAGCCTGTACAGTGGCATTAGTCCTCTTTAACTGCAGAGAATCTgtaggaaaggaaagaaaccaTGAAATCTAACAACTGCATGCCAAACCCAACAATCTATGAGGTGCCAAGTTTCAATAATTTTCTCTCTTCTGCCTTGACCATCAAATGGAGAGTTAGGGTGCTTGCTCTACTAACAGAGCTGAATGCCATGCTAAACAAATTCTTCTATGAAATTTGACTAGAAAGCTAGGTCCCAATACAAATTTTAGCTATAGAATGAAAAAGTGATATGAACTACAATTTTTCAatgaaaaggaaataactttTCTATTAAGTGGCAATCAATCAATTGATAAAAGTCAAAACAACTTATGGAGAATACAATTCCTACAAGTGACTAGACTAATATTACTAATTTATTGCATGAACTTAAGTGTTGTCCACAATAGGTAAGTATTGTTCAATATGAATCACTATTGTAAGTAGCCAATACAAAACCAAACACTGCCTGCCCTAACCCCAGAATGCTAACCAAAAACAATCATTCAAATTATGAAAGAACAATCCATTTGTAGCGATAGCAAGCCATATTTTTATATAGCATCTTGTTAATTATTATCCTCACAGACTTGGGCTTTCCTAAGCTCACGTGTGGCACTTAGGCAACTCACCCCTCTTGAAGTTGCTAAGTCAACCTTCCCCTCGTACTTAGCTAGCGAAGCTAAGATAGACACGATTTGGAAGCTAGAGAACCATAGTCAATACTTGAAGAATAGGAAGCTTTTATTGCTCTCAAGGATACTTTACAGGTGCTtaggaagctcacttgcttggttggttAGGTTCTTGGGTGGTTTGGGAgatgccttggccaaatgagggcctctcctatttataggcaccttaggaCTTCCCACTCCCTGAGTCTGGGTTCCACATCATAACAAAGGAGACAAAGATCCTTGGAAGATTTTTGAAGTACCAAAACCTTGATTGCTGAAGGAATCAACTTCCTGATTAGCCTTGCTAGCAATCCAATAACTTCTGCCATCAATCTCATTCTTAAATCAATAAATCTGTCCATGAGATTCCCATGCACCCAGAATTTAAAGAACCCTGTCTCACCCAGGAAATAAGAACCGAGGAATATTCTTCCACTAAACAATAAGTGAAGCCTTTTCTATAGGTTCTATCAAACCTTCTAAAAGCACTCTAATTCTGTGTCAATTGAAAAACACATCCCAAGAGGAATGAGGATGGGCAATAGAAGCCTCTGTTATAAACCTAGTGCCTCCTATGCCCAACCTGACCAAGACAGTCAGCAGCcatcaaaattaattcaaagtgAGGAATCCACCTCATAAACACGATCACAACAATAGTTCTTCCagaacaaacaaaagaagaagaagaagaaaaatataattgaaacgCTATGCAAGAGTCAGTGGTAACTGTATCCTTAGCAATATAAAGGTACAAATTCTGTTTCAAATCTCCTCACCCTCCAGCTATATCCCTTCAGATTCTACAATTTCTTTCAATCCAAACACCCTAAATAGCAGAAAACAAAGTCACAAGCCCACATGATCATGGTGCCCttgaggcctagctcaagtggtTAAGGGGTAAGACAGattgtgggaggttctaggttcaagtccaaatggggacaaaaatttacgtattaaaaaaaataaataaagcccACACGATCATGCCTTTTCCTCCCCCCACCCCACCAAAAGCCCTGGTTCCCTGCAGTGCCAAATAAATCATCTCCaccatgaaacaaaaaaaatttaaatgaaaataagagaGGCTGCTGAAATATAAATCACaatgaagaaagaaacaagACCTTGAGccttaatattaaaaagatcTCCTCGGAGGGGATACAAGTAAAAGGGAACATTTCATCAATATGAGCTTCTTTGTACCTTGAAAATCCAAATGACTGGGAGAGAGAAATTCTCAAAGGATTTGGAGCTACCATAATTCAGCCAACCTCAAACAGCATACATGTTCCAGCCTAGCATAACCCGTAAAGGAGACCTGACCCCAGACCCGACCTGACAGCTGCACAGAAATCAAGACATACCATAAATGCTGCATTTTGGCTTGTACTTGGTTGTCAAAAGTTGGCTGCAAAAGGCTGAAATGGCCTGAAACACCAACCACGTGTAATGTTCAGCTCCAGTATAAAAACCTAACAGGGtaaatgagaaaagaaggttTTGGACATCTTCATTGGCGCCATCTGTGGGAATCCCGTTGCCAAGATTAGTTTCTTAGCGTGAACAAGAAATCCATGGAAGCAGATGCTCAGAACACCCAAGAACCTCCTCCACCGGGGGACAATCTCAACTAGCATTCGTCTGTGCAAAATCAACTCCCGCAGTTACAACACCAGATGGAGCATCAGCAGTGTGAACATCAATACCAGATGGAGGATATCATCGCTCGCCAGGAGGATCTCATGCAGCAACTCCAATATAACCTGGCTGGCTTGCACCATTCGGAATGGCGTGCATCCTCCCCGCAGGAGAGTGTAACTAGTCGCATGCACGAGAATTCAACTAGTCAAACACCTAGCGAAAGGTCGGGCCAGCACACAGAACGTGGACCCGGAGACCTAGAAAAGAGATATGAGAAGCTGGTTGTGGAGGTAGAACAAATTAAACAACAAGCCAACTCTCCGCCAAGTGTAACCCGCAATTGGAAAACCACGCTTACCACTCCACTCTCGTCGCAATTACTGCACGAACAGGTCCCGCCTCATTATACTCCTCCAAAGTTTAATCTCTACAACGGGATGGGAGACCCCACCGAACACATCTATCATTTTCAGCAGCTAATGGCCCTAGTGGATGACAAAGAAGGTCTTTTGTGCGGAGTGTTCCTAGCCAGCCTTCAGGGGCCCGCTTTGACCTGGTACCACCAACTGCCACCACATTCCATCTCCAATTTCACTCAGCTGTGCGAACTATTCATGCAGCAATACACATGCAACACGTGGCCTCGGAGAAGCGTCGACCATTTATTCAACCTAAGGCAGGTGACGGGAGAGCCTCTCTAGAAATTCATACACCGATTCCTCAATGAGATG
The sequence above is drawn from the Vitis riparia cultivar Riparia Gloire de Montpellier isolate 1030 chromosome 15, EGFV_Vit.rip_1.0, whole genome shotgun sequence genome and encodes:
- the LOC117931519 gene encoding pyrophosphate--fructose 6-phosphate 1-phosphotransferase subunit alpha-like, translating into MVAPNPLRISLSQSFGFSRIMDEDLHCISETPQFERPDSAEKAIELLVQDQDYTGKIKELQAYLDKVNEIVKPGCSPEVLKVALNFISSLVNFLSHISSPKPHASL